Proteins from a genomic interval of Chryseobacterium indologenes:
- a CDS encoding DUF2511 domain-containing protein, whose protein sequence is MKILHSLSIILLMISCSGNTHKNSLTFKKQDYMGIWPFAVDEIEVYCTGYKGVYCKANNGKTYALNGTAKGISQNDPSISKIEEIWLDDPEHAGLKLYYTDFITEGLQLCEDK, encoded by the coding sequence ATGAAAATATTACACAGCCTATCAATCATTCTTTTAATGATATCTTGCAGTGGTAACACTCATAAAAACAGCCTAACATTTAAAAAACAAGACTACATGGGTATCTGGCCGTTTGCAGTTGATGAAATTGAAGTGTATTGCACAGGCTACAAAGGAGTTTACTGCAAAGCCAATAATGGAAAAACCTATGCATTAAATGGCACAGCAAAAGGTATTTCACAAAATGACCCATCGATCAGTAAAATTGAAGAAATATGGCTTGATGATCCTGAACATGCCGGGCTGAAACTTTACTATACTGATTTTATAACTGAGGGGCTGCAACTTTGTGAGGATAAATAA